A genomic stretch from Kogia breviceps isolate mKogBre1 chromosome 1, mKogBre1 haplotype 1, whole genome shotgun sequence includes:
- the EPHA2 gene encoding ephrin type-A receptor 2 isoform X2 yields MQNIMDNVPIYMYSVCNVVAGDQDNWLRTNWVYREEAERIFIELKFTVRDCNSFPGGASSCKETFNLYYAESDVDYGTNFQKRQFTKIDTIAPDEITVSSDFEARHVKLNVEERSVGPLSRKGFYLAFQDIGACVALLSVRVYYKKCPELQQGLAHFPETIAGSDAPSLATVAGTCVDHAVVPPGGEEPRMHCAADGEWLVPIGQCLCQAGYEKVEDACQACSPGFFKSEASESPCLECPPHTLPSSEGATACECEEGYFRAPQDPLSLPCTRPPSAPHYLTAVGMGAKVELRWMPPQDNGGREDITYSVTCEQCWPESGECGPCEASVRYSEPPHGLTRTSVTVSDLEPHMNYTFAVEARNGVSGLVTSRSFLSASVSINQTEPPKVRLEDRSATSLSVSWSIPPPQQSRVWKYEVTYRKKGDSNSYNVRRTEGFSVTLDDLAPDTIYLVQVQALTQEGQGAGSKVHEFQTLSTEGSSNMAVIGGLAVGVVLLLVLAGIGFFIHRRRKSLRTRQSSEDVYFSKSEQLKPLKTYVDPHTYEDPNQAVLKFTTEIHPSCVTRQKVIGAGEFGEVYKGTLKVSGKKEVPVAIKTLKAGYTEKQRVDFLSEASIMGQFSHHNIIRLEGVVSKYKPVMIITEYMENGALDKFLREKDGEFSVLQLVGMLRGIAAGMKYLANMNYVHRDLAARNILVNSNLVCKVSDFGLSRVLEDDPEATYTTSGGKIPIRWTAPEAISYRKFTSASDVWSYGIVMWEVMTYGERPYWELSNHEVMKAINDGFRLPTPMDCPSAIYQLMMQCWQQERARRPKFADIVSILDKLIRAPESLKTLADFDPRVSIRLPSTSGSEGVPFRTVSEWLESIKMQQYTEHFLAAGYTAIEKVVQMTNDDIKRIGVRLPGHQKRIAYSLLGLKDQVNTVGIPI; encoded by the exons ATGCAGAACATCATGGACAACGTGCCCATCTACATGTACTCCGTGTGCAACGTGGTGGCCGGCGACCAGGACAACTGGCTCCGCACCAACTGGGTATACCGCGAGGAGGCTGAGCGCATCTTCATCGAGCTCAAGTTCACCGTGCGTGACTGCAATAGCTTCCCTGGGGGCGCCAGCTCCTGCAAGGAAACCTTCAACCTCTACTACGCCGAGTCTGACGTGGACTATGGCACCAACTTCCAGAAGCGCCAGTTCACCAAGATCGACACCATCGCGCCCGACGAGATCACGGTCAGCAGCGACTTCGAAGCACGCCACGTGAAGCTGAATGTGGAGGAACGCTCCGTGGGGCCGCTCAGCCGCAAGGGCTTCTACCTGGCCTTTCAGGACATCGGTGCCTGCGTGGCGTTGCTCTCTGTCCGCGTCTACTACAAGAAGTGTCCCGAGCTGCAGCAGGGGCTGGCCCACTTCCCCGAGACCATCGCGGGCTCCGACGCGCCCTCCCTGGCCACCGTGGCTGGCACCTGCGTGGACCACGCTGTGGTACCGCCCGGGGGTGAAGAGCCCCGCATGCACTGTGCAGCGGATGGCGAGTGGCTGGTGCCCATCGGCCAGTGCCTGTGCCAAGCAGGCTACGAGAAGGTGGAGGATGCCTGCCAGG CCTGCTCGCCGGGATTCTTCAAGTCCGAGGCATCCGAGAGCCCCTGTCTGGAGTGCCCCCCACACACCCTGCCATCCTCCGAGGGGGCCACCGCCTGCGAGTGTGAGGAAGGCTACTTCCGGGCCCCTCAGGACCCACTGTCACTGCCCTGCACAC GCCCGCCCTCCGCCCCGCACTACCTCACGGCTGTGGGCATGGGCGCCAAAGTGGAGCTGCGCTGGATGCCCCCCCAGGACAACGGGGGCCGCGAGGACATCACCTACAGTGTCACGTGCGAGCAGTGCTGGCCCGAGTCAGGCGAGTGCGGGCCCTGCGAGGCCAGCGTGCGCTACTCGGAGCCACCGCACGGGCTGACCCGCACCAGCGTGACAGTCAGTGACCTGGAGCCCCACATGAACTACACCTTTGCCGTAGAGGCCCGCAACGGCGTCTCGGGCCTGGTGACCAGCCGCAGCTTCCTCAGTGCCAGCGTCAGCATCAACCAGACAG AGCCCCCCAAGGTGAGGCTGGAGGACCGCAGCGCCACCTCGCTGAGTGTCTCTTGGAGCATCCCTCCACCGCAGCAGAGCCGCGTGTGGAAGTACGAGGTCACCTACCGCAAGAAG GGGGACTCCAACAGCTACAACGTGCGCCGCACTGAAGGCTTCTCCGTGACCCTGGATGACCTGGCTCCGGACACCATCTACCTGGTGCAGGTGCAGGCGCTGACGCAGGAGGGCCAGGGTGCTGGCAGCAAGGTGCACGAGTTCCAGACGCTGT CCACGGAAGGATCTAGCAACATGGCAGTGATTGGTGGTTTGGCCGTTGGTGTGGTCTTGCTTCTGGTGCTGGCAGGAATCGGCTTCTTCATCCACCGCAG GAGGAAGAGCCTGCGGACGCGCCAGTCCTCGGAAGACGTTTACTTTTCCAAGTCAG aaCAACTGAAGCCCCTGAAGACATACGTGGACCCACACACATACGAGGACCCCAACCAGGCTGTGCTCAAGTTCACCACCGAGATCCATCCGTCCTGTGTCACACGGCAGAAGGTGATCGGAGCAG GAGAGTTTGGGGAGGTGTACAAGGGCACGCTGAAGGTGTCGGGCAAGAAGGAGGTGCCCGTGGCCATCAAGACGCTGAAAGCCGGCTACACGGAGAAGCAGCGGGTGGACTTTCTGAGCGAGGCCAGCATTATGGGCCAGTTCAGCCACCATAACATCATCCGCCTGGAGGGCGTCGTCTCCAAGT ACAAGCCCGTGATGATCATCACCGAATACATGGAGAACGGGGCTCTGGACAAGTTCCTGCGG GAGAAGGATGGCGAGTTCAGCGTGCTGCAGCTGGTGGGCATGCTGCGGGGCATCGCGGCCGGCATGAAGTACCTGGCCAACATGAACTACGTCCACCGCGACCTGGCTGCCCGCAACATCCTCGTCAACAGCAACCTGGTCTGCAAGGTGTCTGACTTCGGCCTGTCCCGTGTGCTGGAGGACGACCCCGAGGCCACCTACACCACCAGT GGTGGCAAGATCCCGATCCGCTGGACGGCTCCGGAGGCCATCTCCTACCGCAAGTTCACCTCCGCCAGCGACGTGTGGAGCTACGGCATCGTCATGTGGGAGGTGATGACGTACGGCGAGCGGCCCTACTGGGAGCTGTCGAACCACGAG GTGATGAAGGCCATTAATGATGGCTTCCGGCTTCCCACACCCATGGACTGCCCCTCCGCCATCTACCAGCTCATGATGCAATGCTGGCAGCAGGAACGCGCCCGCCGCCCCAAGTTCGCCGACATTGTCAGCATCCTAGACAAGCTCATCCGAGCCCCCGAGTCCCTCAAGACCCTGGCTGACTTTGACCCCCG GGTGTCCATCCGGCTGCCCAGCACCAGCGGCTCAGAGGGTGTGCCCTTCCGCACAGTGTCCGAGTGGCTGGAATCCATCAAGATGCAGCAGTACACGGAGCACTTCCTGGCGGCCGGCTACACGGCCATCGAGAAGGTGGTGCAGATGACCAACGA CGACATCAAGAGGATCGGGGTGCGGCTGCCCGGCCACCAGAAGCGCATTGCCTACAGCCTGCTGGGCCTCAAGGACCAGGTGAACACAGTGGGGATCCCCATCTGA
- the EPHA2 gene encoding ephrin type-A receptor 2 isoform X1, translating to MERLAPRACLALLWGCLLAAAAAAQGKEVVLLDFAAAKGELGWLTHPYGKGWDLMQNIMDNVPIYMYSVCNVVAGDQDNWLRTNWVYREEAERIFIELKFTVRDCNSFPGGASSCKETFNLYYAESDVDYGTNFQKRQFTKIDTIAPDEITVSSDFEARHVKLNVEERSVGPLSRKGFYLAFQDIGACVALLSVRVYYKKCPELQQGLAHFPETIAGSDAPSLATVAGTCVDHAVVPPGGEEPRMHCAADGEWLVPIGQCLCQAGYEKVEDACQACSPGFFKSEASESPCLECPPHTLPSSEGATACECEEGYFRAPQDPLSLPCTRPPSAPHYLTAVGMGAKVELRWMPPQDNGGREDITYSVTCEQCWPESGECGPCEASVRYSEPPHGLTRTSVTVSDLEPHMNYTFAVEARNGVSGLVTSRSFLSASVSINQTEPPKVRLEDRSATSLSVSWSIPPPQQSRVWKYEVTYRKKGDSNSYNVRRTEGFSVTLDDLAPDTIYLVQVQALTQEGQGAGSKVHEFQTLSTEGSSNMAVIGGLAVGVVLLLVLAGIGFFIHRRRKSLRTRQSSEDVYFSKSEQLKPLKTYVDPHTYEDPNQAVLKFTTEIHPSCVTRQKVIGAGEFGEVYKGTLKVSGKKEVPVAIKTLKAGYTEKQRVDFLSEASIMGQFSHHNIIRLEGVVSKYKPVMIITEYMENGALDKFLREKDGEFSVLQLVGMLRGIAAGMKYLANMNYVHRDLAARNILVNSNLVCKVSDFGLSRVLEDDPEATYTTSGGKIPIRWTAPEAISYRKFTSASDVWSYGIVMWEVMTYGERPYWELSNHEVMKAINDGFRLPTPMDCPSAIYQLMMQCWQQERARRPKFADIVSILDKLIRAPESLKTLADFDPRVSIRLPSTSGSEGVPFRTVSEWLESIKMQQYTEHFLAAGYTAIEKVVQMTNDDIKRIGVRLPGHQKRIAYSLLGLKDQVNTVGIPI from the exons TCGTCCTGTTGGACTTTGCTGCAGCTAAAGGGGAACTCGGCTGGCTCACACACCCATATGGCAAAGGG TGGGACCTCATGCAGAACATCATGGACAACGTGCCCATCTACATGTACTCCGTGTGCAACGTGGTGGCCGGCGACCAGGACAACTGGCTCCGCACCAACTGGGTATACCGCGAGGAGGCTGAGCGCATCTTCATCGAGCTCAAGTTCACCGTGCGTGACTGCAATAGCTTCCCTGGGGGCGCCAGCTCCTGCAAGGAAACCTTCAACCTCTACTACGCCGAGTCTGACGTGGACTATGGCACCAACTTCCAGAAGCGCCAGTTCACCAAGATCGACACCATCGCGCCCGACGAGATCACGGTCAGCAGCGACTTCGAAGCACGCCACGTGAAGCTGAATGTGGAGGAACGCTCCGTGGGGCCGCTCAGCCGCAAGGGCTTCTACCTGGCCTTTCAGGACATCGGTGCCTGCGTGGCGTTGCTCTCTGTCCGCGTCTACTACAAGAAGTGTCCCGAGCTGCAGCAGGGGCTGGCCCACTTCCCCGAGACCATCGCGGGCTCCGACGCGCCCTCCCTGGCCACCGTGGCTGGCACCTGCGTGGACCACGCTGTGGTACCGCCCGGGGGTGAAGAGCCCCGCATGCACTGTGCAGCGGATGGCGAGTGGCTGGTGCCCATCGGCCAGTGCCTGTGCCAAGCAGGCTACGAGAAGGTGGAGGATGCCTGCCAGG CCTGCTCGCCGGGATTCTTCAAGTCCGAGGCATCCGAGAGCCCCTGTCTGGAGTGCCCCCCACACACCCTGCCATCCTCCGAGGGGGCCACCGCCTGCGAGTGTGAGGAAGGCTACTTCCGGGCCCCTCAGGACCCACTGTCACTGCCCTGCACAC GCCCGCCCTCCGCCCCGCACTACCTCACGGCTGTGGGCATGGGCGCCAAAGTGGAGCTGCGCTGGATGCCCCCCCAGGACAACGGGGGCCGCGAGGACATCACCTACAGTGTCACGTGCGAGCAGTGCTGGCCCGAGTCAGGCGAGTGCGGGCCCTGCGAGGCCAGCGTGCGCTACTCGGAGCCACCGCACGGGCTGACCCGCACCAGCGTGACAGTCAGTGACCTGGAGCCCCACATGAACTACACCTTTGCCGTAGAGGCCCGCAACGGCGTCTCGGGCCTGGTGACCAGCCGCAGCTTCCTCAGTGCCAGCGTCAGCATCAACCAGACAG AGCCCCCCAAGGTGAGGCTGGAGGACCGCAGCGCCACCTCGCTGAGTGTCTCTTGGAGCATCCCTCCACCGCAGCAGAGCCGCGTGTGGAAGTACGAGGTCACCTACCGCAAGAAG GGGGACTCCAACAGCTACAACGTGCGCCGCACTGAAGGCTTCTCCGTGACCCTGGATGACCTGGCTCCGGACACCATCTACCTGGTGCAGGTGCAGGCGCTGACGCAGGAGGGCCAGGGTGCTGGCAGCAAGGTGCACGAGTTCCAGACGCTGT CCACGGAAGGATCTAGCAACATGGCAGTGATTGGTGGTTTGGCCGTTGGTGTGGTCTTGCTTCTGGTGCTGGCAGGAATCGGCTTCTTCATCCACCGCAG GAGGAAGAGCCTGCGGACGCGCCAGTCCTCGGAAGACGTTTACTTTTCCAAGTCAG aaCAACTGAAGCCCCTGAAGACATACGTGGACCCACACACATACGAGGACCCCAACCAGGCTGTGCTCAAGTTCACCACCGAGATCCATCCGTCCTGTGTCACACGGCAGAAGGTGATCGGAGCAG GAGAGTTTGGGGAGGTGTACAAGGGCACGCTGAAGGTGTCGGGCAAGAAGGAGGTGCCCGTGGCCATCAAGACGCTGAAAGCCGGCTACACGGAGAAGCAGCGGGTGGACTTTCTGAGCGAGGCCAGCATTATGGGCCAGTTCAGCCACCATAACATCATCCGCCTGGAGGGCGTCGTCTCCAAGT ACAAGCCCGTGATGATCATCACCGAATACATGGAGAACGGGGCTCTGGACAAGTTCCTGCGG GAGAAGGATGGCGAGTTCAGCGTGCTGCAGCTGGTGGGCATGCTGCGGGGCATCGCGGCCGGCATGAAGTACCTGGCCAACATGAACTACGTCCACCGCGACCTGGCTGCCCGCAACATCCTCGTCAACAGCAACCTGGTCTGCAAGGTGTCTGACTTCGGCCTGTCCCGTGTGCTGGAGGACGACCCCGAGGCCACCTACACCACCAGT GGTGGCAAGATCCCGATCCGCTGGACGGCTCCGGAGGCCATCTCCTACCGCAAGTTCACCTCCGCCAGCGACGTGTGGAGCTACGGCATCGTCATGTGGGAGGTGATGACGTACGGCGAGCGGCCCTACTGGGAGCTGTCGAACCACGAG GTGATGAAGGCCATTAATGATGGCTTCCGGCTTCCCACACCCATGGACTGCCCCTCCGCCATCTACCAGCTCATGATGCAATGCTGGCAGCAGGAACGCGCCCGCCGCCCCAAGTTCGCCGACATTGTCAGCATCCTAGACAAGCTCATCCGAGCCCCCGAGTCCCTCAAGACCCTGGCTGACTTTGACCCCCG GGTGTCCATCCGGCTGCCCAGCACCAGCGGCTCAGAGGGTGTGCCCTTCCGCACAGTGTCCGAGTGGCTGGAATCCATCAAGATGCAGCAGTACACGGAGCACTTCCTGGCGGCCGGCTACACGGCCATCGAGAAGGTGGTGCAGATGACCAACGA CGACATCAAGAGGATCGGGGTGCGGCTGCCCGGCCACCAGAAGCGCATTGCCTACAGCCTGCTGGGCCTCAAGGACCAGGTGAACACAGTGGGGATCCCCATCTGA